Proteins co-encoded in one Vibrio aquimaris genomic window:
- the trmJ gene encoding tRNA (cytosine(32)/uridine(32)-2'-O)-methyltransferase TrmJ translates to MLDNVKVVLVGTSHSGNIGSAARAMKVMGLSNLVLVEPQCEIDQQAMSMSSGATDILESASIVSCLTEAISDCSLVVGSSARSRTLEWPMLEPRECGRKFIEQASFSPTALVFGRERTGLTNEELQTCHFHVCIPANPEYSSLNLAMAVQTLSYEVRMAYLDHEKATYQPAETCEFPRHKELELFFSHLESVVKSIDFISDKQPGKVMNKLRRLFTRARPEAQELNILRGILTAVEKKLP, encoded by the coding sequence ATGCTAGATAATGTCAAAGTGGTACTTGTTGGGACCTCACATTCAGGAAATATTGGTTCTGCAGCTCGAGCTATGAAAGTTATGGGTTTGTCTAACCTAGTTCTTGTTGAACCTCAGTGTGAAATTGATCAGCAAGCAATGTCAATGTCATCAGGTGCGACCGATATACTCGAGAGCGCATCAATTGTTAGCTGTCTCACCGAAGCTATTTCGGACTGTAGTTTGGTTGTCGGTTCTAGCGCACGTTCACGTACTTTGGAGTGGCCGATGTTAGAGCCACGTGAATGTGGTAGAAAGTTTATTGAACAAGCTTCATTTTCTCCAACTGCGTTGGTTTTTGGTCGAGAGAGGACGGGTTTAACAAACGAGGAGCTGCAAACTTGTCATTTTCATGTTTGTATTCCCGCCAACCCTGAATACAGCTCACTTAATCTTGCTATGGCAGTCCAGACGTTGAGTTACGAAGTTCGCATGGCGTATTTAGATCATGAAAAAGCAACCTATCAACCTGCTGAAACATGTGAATTTCCTAGGCATAAAGAACTAGAGCTGTTCTTTTCGCATTTGGAGAGTGTAGTAAAGAGCATTGATTTTATTAGCGATAAGCAGCCTGGAAAAGTGATGAATAAGCTGCGTCGTTTATTCACTCGAGCTCGCCCTGAAGCTCAAGAGCTAAATATTTTACGTGGTATTTTAACTGCAGTGGAAAAAAAACTGCCTTAA
- the suhB gene encoding inositol-1-monophosphatase, whose amino-acid sequence MHPMLNIAIRAARKAGNHIAKSLENVDKIESTQKGTNDFVTNIDKEAESIVIDTIRASYPDHTIISEEAGLLTGKDDEVQWIIDPLDGTTNFIKGFPHFSVSIAVRLKGKTEVACVYDPMLNELFTAQRGSGAQLNSARIRVKQVKDMQGAVLATGFPFKQKQHSESYFKIMSALFVDCSDFRRTGSAALDLCYLAAGRVDGFFELGLKPWDIAAGELIAREAGAIVTDFAGGTDYMKSGNVVSSSARGVKGLLKHIRENGNDALLK is encoded by the coding sequence ATGCATCCTATGCTTAACATCGCTATTCGCGCAGCGCGAAAAGCAGGCAATCATATTGCTAAATCTTTAGAAAATGTCGATAAAATTGAGTCTACACAAAAAGGCACCAATGATTTTGTCACTAATATTGACAAAGAAGCAGAATCTATCGTTATTGATACCATCAGAGCCTCTTATCCAGATCACACAATTATCAGTGAGGAAGCTGGCCTACTAACAGGTAAAGACGACGAAGTTCAATGGATCATAGACCCTCTGGATGGAACAACAAACTTCATTAAAGGTTTCCCACATTTTTCTGTTTCAATCGCAGTACGTCTAAAAGGCAAAACCGAAGTTGCTTGTGTTTACGACCCTATGCTGAATGAACTATTTACTGCTCAACGTGGTTCCGGAGCTCAGTTAAATAGTGCCCGTATCCGTGTAAAACAAGTTAAAGATATGCAAGGTGCTGTTTTAGCGACGGGTTTCCCATTCAAGCAAAAGCAACATTCTGAATCCTACTTTAAAATCATGTCTGCCCTTTTTGTTGACTGCTCTGATTTCAGGCGCACAGGTTCTGCGGCTCTAGATTTATGCTACCTAGCAGCTGGGCGTGTTGACGGCTTCTTTGAGTTAGGTCTTAAACCTTGGGATATTGCGGCAGGTGAACTTATTGCACGCGAAGCAGGAGCAATAGTAACAGACTTTGCTGGCGGTACAGATTATATGAAGTCAGGTAACGTCGTCTCTTCGAGTGCTCGCGGTGTGAAAGGACTGCTAAAACATATCCGCGAAAACGGCAACGATGCCCTCTTAAAATGA